In a single window of the Pseudogemmatithrix spongiicola genome:
- a CDS encoding Stp1/IreP family PP2C-type Ser/Thr phosphatase translates to MQIHVGAGTDVGRIRSGNEDNFFAEADDRRGVFVVADGVGGHAAGEVASEMAVTIVSRHLLGLSSVRDAGAADLVNKSLQEANRAIFERMLAESDKQGMGTTASVMVLSDHGYLIGQIGDSRVYLYRDGALVQITKDHSYVQEQVDAGLLTPEQARYHPYSNVITRCVGASDEVESDIYSGEVRVGDVFLLCSDGLTGMVDDRRLAQLLMARSGPGRIVDSLIAEANGRGGLDNITAIVIQVLGLEAAGG, encoded by the coding sequence ATGCAGATTCACGTCGGCGCCGGGACGGATGTCGGTCGTATCCGCTCGGGTAACGAGGACAACTTCTTCGCCGAGGCGGATGATCGCCGCGGCGTTTTCGTGGTGGCGGATGGAGTGGGCGGTCACGCGGCGGGCGAAGTCGCCAGCGAGATGGCCGTCACCATCGTCTCGCGACACCTGCTCGGCCTCTCGTCGGTGCGCGACGCCGGTGCCGCCGACCTGGTCAACAAGTCGCTGCAGGAAGCCAACCGCGCGATCTTCGAGCGCATGCTCGCCGAGTCGGACAAGCAGGGCATGGGCACCACCGCCTCGGTGATGGTGCTTTCCGACCATGGCTACCTGATCGGGCAGATCGGCGACTCGCGCGTCTATCTGTACCGCGACGGCGCCCTGGTGCAGATCACCAAGGACCACTCCTACGTGCAGGAGCAGGTGGACGCCGGCCTGCTCACGCCGGAGCAGGCCCGGTATCACCCCTACAGCAACGTGATCACGCGCTGCGTCGGGGCGAGCGACGAGGTCGAGTCGGACATCTATTCGGGTGAGGTGCGCGTCGGCGACGTGTTCCTGCTCTGCTCCGACGGACTCACCGGCATGGTCGACGACCGTCGTCTGGCGCAGCTGCTCATGGCCCGCTCGGGTCCGGGCCGCATCGTCGATTCGCTGATCGCCGAGGCCAACGGCCGCGGCGGCCTCGACAACATCACGGCGATCGTCATCCAGGTCCTCGGCCTCGAGGCCGCGGGTGGCTGA
- a CDS encoding FHA domain-containing protein, which yields MPYLQLQDQQFPLPAGDATVGAFPGATVPLPNGGASDRAVVTVGSSGVVIKRGAPDAVILVNGVQLGLEPSPLLHGDRVEIAGHELRLGDDQKEGSTQFVSAADVAALVANAKGGAAPKKPTTATGGRLVSLVDGREYTVSDAGITFGREVGNDVVLSSSEVSRKHASIAPAANGYVLADHSTNGVWVNGVRVAGSQLLGRGDVLKMGSEEFRFYADVAKAAPAPAVAAAPVPAPEPVREPAPAPAPTPAPTPAPTSAPAAVPTPAAVSAPDAAPAARPGRAPLATLEIKAEGPLKGTRFDLHAALTNIGRGEHNDIAIRDESISDSHAKIQKRADGWWVVDQGSTNGTYVGGRRVQGEQKLEGSPDIRFGGIKMTFRPAAQAAEAAGSTRAIAAADVDALRRGAAARTPAMAKAPVAPAPEAKKKAGCGAVIAIFLSLAGAGMGLIAFLLTTVR from the coding sequence ATGCCCTATCTGCAGCTCCAGGACCAACAGTTCCCGCTCCCGGCGGGTGATGCGACCGTCGGTGCCTTCCCAGGCGCGACGGTCCCGCTGCCTAACGGGGGCGCGTCGGACCGGGCGGTGGTGACGGTCGGGAGCTCCGGAGTGGTGATCAAGCGCGGGGCGCCGGATGCGGTCATCCTGGTGAACGGGGTGCAGCTCGGTCTCGAGCCCAGCCCCCTCCTGCACGGCGACCGCGTCGAGATCGCGGGCCACGAGCTGCGACTCGGCGACGACCAAAAGGAAGGCAGCACCCAGTTCGTCTCGGCGGCGGATGTCGCGGCACTGGTGGCGAACGCCAAGGGCGGCGCGGCCCCGAAGAAGCCCACGACGGCGACCGGCGGTCGCCTTGTCTCGCTCGTGGACGGACGCGAGTACACCGTGAGCGACGCGGGCATCACCTTCGGGCGCGAGGTCGGCAACGACGTCGTCCTCTCGTCGAGCGAAGTCTCGCGCAAGCATGCGAGCATCGCGCCGGCGGCGAACGGCTACGTCTTGGCGGATCACAGCACCAACGGCGTGTGGGTGAACGGCGTGCGCGTCGCGGGCTCGCAGTTGCTCGGTCGCGGCGATGTGCTGAAGATGGGGAGCGAGGAGTTCCGGTTCTACGCGGATGTCGCGAAGGCGGCACCTGCGCCTGCGGTTGCCGCCGCACCGGTGCCGGCGCCCGAGCCGGTTCGTGAGCCGGCACCAGCACCAGCACCAACTCCAGCTCCGACACCAGCTCCGACGTCTGCACCCGCAGCCGTGCCGACTCCGGCCGCTGTGTCCGCGCCGGACGCAGCGCCCGCCGCCCGACCGGGCCGCGCGCCACTGGCGACGCTCGAGATCAAGGCGGAGGGTCCGCTCAAGGGCACGCGATTCGATCTCCACGCCGCGCTCACGAACATCGGGCGCGGTGAGCACAACGACATCGCGATCCGCGATGAATCGATCTCCGACTCCCACGCGAAGATCCAGAAGCGCGCGGACGGCTGGTGGGTCGTGGACCAGGGGTCCACGAACGGCACCTACGTCGGCGGCCGTCGCGTGCAGGGTGAACAGAAGCTCGAAGGCTCGCCGGACATCCGGTTCGGCGGTATCAAGATGACGTTCCGTCCGGCGGCGCAGGCCGCCGAGGCGGCGGGTTCGACGCGGGCGATCGCCGCGGCCGACGTGGACGCGCTGCGGCGCGGCGCGGCGGCAAGGACACCGGCCATGGCCAAGGCTCCGGTCGCTCCGGCGCCGGAAGCCAAGAAGAAAGCCGGTTGCGGTGCGGTCATCGCCATCTTCCTCAGCCTCGCCGGTGCCGGCATGGGGCTCATCGCGTTCCTTCTGACTACGGTGCGCTGA
- a CDS encoding ABC transporter ATP-binding protein: protein MTAPTSISHEEEALNKAFDLRLARRLLALVRPYRWQVAGALGLLLAVGTLQLVGPLMTRRVIDVAIPAKDSALIVQSTLILLAALLAQVIGAYFETVVTGKLGQRVMHDLRRRVFAQLQRLPVTFFDRNPVGRLVTRVTNDVESLNELFTSGVVAGIGDLFTLVAITVLMLVVDWRLALAAYLVVPGILWVSAVFRKRVRTEYREIRTKLARINAFLQERIAGIRVVQLFGREADEAARFREIDRSHLAAHLRSVTVYAMYFPAIEILTTVALAALILAAAPRVEAGGLTVGTLAAFLQLARRFYQPLQDLSDKYNTLQQAMAASERIFKLLDETPEPERAGEGPDRPAATLRADAVQRHGVTVAFEDVWFAYDLAHVASGAAAPAEPEWVLRGVSFSVRPGETLALVGHTGAGKTTVINLLLRFYEPQRGRILVDGVDIRQIPLDELRRAVGYVQQDIFLFADDIATNIRLSTPLTDAEVASAAARVGADRIVARLPDGYRQRLGERGSSLSVGERQLLSFARAIAADPALLVLDEATSSVDSEVEAQIQRGLDVLMQGRTTIAVAHRLSTITRATEILVMHHGEVRERGSHRSLLSAGGLYARLYRLQAGELATAS from the coding sequence GTGACCGCACCCACCAGCATCAGCCACGAGGAGGAGGCCCTCAACAAGGCCTTCGACCTGCGCCTGGCCCGCCGCTTGCTCGCGCTCGTGCGGCCGTATCGTTGGCAGGTCGCCGGGGCGCTGGGCCTGCTGCTCGCGGTCGGCACCCTGCAGCTCGTCGGGCCCCTCATGACGCGGCGCGTCATCGACGTGGCGATCCCGGCCAAGGACAGCGCGTTGATCGTGCAATCCACGCTCATCCTGCTGGCCGCGCTGCTCGCCCAGGTCATCGGCGCGTACTTCGAGACGGTCGTCACGGGCAAGCTGGGACAGCGGGTGATGCACGACCTGCGCCGTCGGGTGTTCGCGCAGCTGCAGCGCCTGCCGGTGACGTTCTTCGACCGCAATCCCGTCGGGCGCTTGGTCACGCGCGTCACGAATGACGTCGAGTCGCTGAACGAACTGTTCACGTCGGGTGTGGTGGCCGGCATCGGCGACCTGTTCACGCTGGTCGCCATCACGGTCCTCATGCTGGTCGTCGATTGGCGGCTCGCCCTCGCCGCCTATCTCGTGGTGCCGGGCATCCTCTGGGTCTCGGCGGTGTTCCGCAAGCGCGTGCGCACCGAGTACCGCGAGATCCGCACGAAGCTGGCGCGCATCAACGCCTTCCTGCAGGAGCGCATCGCGGGGATCCGCGTGGTGCAGCTGTTCGGGCGCGAGGCCGACGAAGCCGCGCGGTTCCGCGAGATCGACCGCAGTCACCTCGCCGCGCACCTGCGCAGCGTGACGGTGTACGCGATGTACTTCCCGGCCATCGAGATCCTCACGACCGTCGCGCTTGCGGCGCTGATCCTCGCGGCGGCGCCGCGCGTCGAAGCCGGGGGGCTCACGGTCGGCACGCTCGCCGCCTTCCTCCAGCTGGCGCGCCGCTTCTACCAGCCGCTGCAGGACCTCAGCGACAAGTACAACACCCTGCAGCAGGCGATGGCGGCCAGCGAGCGCATCTTCAAGCTGCTCGACGAGACGCCGGAGCCGGAGCGGGCGGGGGAGGGGCCCGATCGTCCCGCCGCGACGCTGCGCGCGGACGCCGTGCAGCGACACGGCGTGACGGTCGCCTTCGAGGATGTCTGGTTTGCGTACGACCTTGCGCACGTCGCCAGCGGGGCCGCCGCGCCGGCCGAACCCGAGTGGGTACTGCGCGGCGTGAGTTTCTCCGTGCGGCCGGGCGAGACGTTGGCGCTGGTCGGCCATACCGGCGCCGGCAAGACGACGGTCATCAACCTGCTGCTGCGCTTCTACGAACCGCAGCGCGGGCGCATCCTGGTAGACGGCGTGGATATCCGGCAGATCCCGCTGGACGAACTGCGCCGCGCCGTCGGCTACGTGCAGCAGGACATCTTCCTCTTCGCCGACGACATCGCGACGAACATCCGCCTCTCCACGCCGCTCACGGACGCCGAGGTGGCGAGCGCCGCCGCCCGCGTGGGGGCCGACCGCATCGTCGCCCGACTGCCCGACGGGTATCGCCAGCGCCTCGGCGAGCGCGGCAGTTCGCTGAGCGTCGGCGAGCGGCAGCTGCTCAGCTTCGCGCGCGCCATCGCGGCCGATCCCGCCCTGCTCGTCCTCGACGAGGCGACGAGCAGCGTCGACAGCGAGGTCGAAGCCCAGATCCAGCGCGGACTCGACGTCCTGATGCAGGGCCGCACGACGATCGCCGTCGCGCATCGCCTCAGCACCATCACGCGTGCCACGGAGATCCTCGTCATGCATCACGGCGAGGTGCGCGAGCGCGGCAGCCACCGCTCGCTGCTTTCGGCCGGCGGACTGTATGCGCGGCTCTACCGATTGCAAGCGGGAGAACTCGCCACGGCCTCGTGA